The following proteins come from a genomic window of Melospiza georgiana isolate bMelGeo1 chromosome 3, bMelGeo1.pri, whole genome shotgun sequence:
- the NPHP1 gene encoding nephrocystin-1 isoform X2, producing MSERRARGPLQRVQRRSRELRAQVEALRAESEAAAPGQRERLRLRCTELKELVEENTKALHALKKADEPAPVGNYSQRKEEEEKLLLRLSQQLQKLLLVLDQDNVTRNYPGGEEHQKGPHAEEGNEEEEESEDEESEEEDTEEEEEDEEKLLDDPNVRECVAVGNFDAQQEGDLTFVKGEILLIHDKKEDGWWVAENSKGERGLVPRTYLAVPKEEEESQEESEEHIEVVDETADGAEIKKRTDSHWSAVRAIVENDTVEVLTTTGAVPAGFRPSMLFQLLEEGEEFRASYYLQPKLTPSQLAFKDLVWNSERNTIHPRATRVSLIVTLCSCKMIPPPGSGVRVLSRHIRLCLFDGSRVLSNIHTVRATWLPKSPQTWTFSPRVMGILPSLLDGDCFVRSSSLSADIGILFELGITYKCNSTGERGELSCGWAFLKLFTSSGIPIPSKMHELVLSGGTPYERGVEVDPSISRRGSGVFQQFMSLRKQPVLLVKVKSPSVHSKDILNFLPETLVGGMCYIHLLVFYRQILGDALLKDRMSMQSTDLICNPVLATFPQLLDQPDLMDALRSAWAEKERTLKRIEKRDQEFLKAAFVLVYHDSVFPLLCSTSLPSYRWAEEEVELSRWKVIHDFLKRSQEKDGALEYLLSSENTHRAFDISELAYDFLGEVRENNPGE from the exons ATGTCGgagcggcgggcgcgggggccGCTGCAGCGAGTGCAGCGCCGGAGCCGGGAGCTGCGGGCACAG GTGGAGGCGCTGCGGGCGGAGAGCGAGGCCGCAGCCCCCGGGCAGCGGGAGCGCCTTCGGCTGAG ATGTACAGAGCTGAAGGAATTGGTGGAGGAGAATACAAAGGCTCTCCATGCTTTGAAAAAA GCTGATGAGCCTGCGCCGGTGGGGAATTACAGccagaggaaggaagaggaagaaaagctgttgCTGAgactctcccagcagctgcagaaactCCTTCTTGTCTTGGATCAGGATAATGTGACAAGAAATTATCCAGG GGGTGAGGAACACCAGAAAGGCCCTCATGCAGAAGAGGGAaatgaagaagaggaggagagtGAAGATGAAGAAAGTGAGGAGGAAGAcactgaagaagaagaagaagatgaggAGAAGTTGTTGGATGATCCAAATGTTAGAGAATGTGTTGCTGTTGGGAACTTTGATGCCCAGCAGGAAGGGGATCTCACATTTGTG AAAGGTGAAATCCTGCTCATACATGACAAGAAGGAGGATGGATGGTGGGTAGCTGAAAATTCCAAGGGGGAGAGAGGCCTCGTTCCCAGGACCTACCTTGCG GTTCctaaggaagaggaagaaagccAGGAGGAGTCAGAAGAACACATAGAAGTGGTGGATGAAACAGCAGATGgagctgaaattaaaaaaag AACAGATTCCCACTGGAGTGCTGTCCGAGCCATTGTAGAG AATGACACAGTGGAGGTGCTGACCACCACAGGGGCAGTTCCTGCAGGGTTTCGCCCATCCATGCTGttccagctcctggaggaag GTGAAGAATTTCGAGCAAGTTACTACTTGCAACCCAAGCTTACTCCATCCCAGCTGGCTTTCAAAGACTTGGTGTGGAACTCTGAGAGAAATACT aTCCATCCTAGAGCCACCAGAGTGTCCCTGATTGTCACTTTATGCAGCTGCAAGATGATCCCTCCCCCTGGGAGCGGCGTGCGCGTCCTCAGCCGGCACATCCGGCTCTGCCTCTTCGATGGCAGCCGG GTGCTGAGTAACATTCACACAGTGAGAGCCACGTGGCTGCCTAAAAGTCCTCAAACTTGGACCTTTTCTCCAAGG GTGATGGGCATCTTACCCAGCTTGCTTGATGGTGACTGTTTTGTCAGGTCCAGCTCCCTGTCTGCGGACATTGGGATCTTGTTTGAGCTTGGCATCACGTACAAGTGCAAT tcaACAGGTGAAAGAGGAGAGCTAAGCTGTGGCTGGGCCTTTCTGAAGCTTTTCACTTCCAGTGGGATTCCTATTCCTTCCAA GATGCATGAGCTGGTCCTGAGTGGTGGAACTCCCTATGAGAGAGGCGTTGAGGTTGACCCATCAATATCGAGGAGAG gctctggggTTTTTCAGCAGTTTATGAGCCTCAGGAAGCAGCCTGTGCTTCTGGTGAAGGTGAAGTCACCGAGTGTGCACTCAAAAGACATCCTGAA TTTTCTCCCTGAAACATTAGTTGGGGGCATGTGCTACATCCATCTCCTGGTGTTTTATCGGCAAATCCTTGGAGATGCCCTCCTGAAGGACAGGATGAGCATGCAGAGCACAG acTTAATCTGTAATCCTGTGCTAGCTACTTTCCCTCAACTCCTGGATCAGCCTGACCTGATGGATGCACTTCGG aGTGCCTgggcagagaaagaaagaacattGAAGAGAATTGAGAAG AGAGATCAAGAATTCCTGAAGGCTGCATTTGTCCTGGTGTACCACGACTCTgtgttccctctgctctgctccacgTCCCTCCCCAGCTACAGATGGGCTGAGGAGGAGGTGGAATTGTCTCGCTGGAAGGTGATCCATGACTTCCTGAAGAGGAGCCAGGAGAAAGATGGTGCCCTGGAGTACCTGCTGTCATCGGAAAACACCCACAGAGCCTTTGACATCTCAGAGCTGGCCTATGATTTCTTAGGAGAAGTGAGGGAAAACAATCCTGGAGAATGA
- the NPHP1 gene encoding nephrocystin-1 isoform X1, which translates to MSERRARGPLQRVQRRSRELRAQVEALRAESEAAAPGQRERLRLRCTELKELVEENTKALHALKKADEPAPVGNYSQRKEEEEKLLLRLSQQLQKLLLVLDQDNVTRNYPGGEEHQKGPHAEEGNEEEEESEDEESEEEDTEEEEEDEEKLLDDPNVRECVAVGNFDAQQEGDLTFVKGEILLIHDKKEDGWWVAENSKGERGLVPRTYLAVPKEEEESQEESEEHIEVVDETADGAEIKKRTDSHWSAVRAIVENDTVEVLTTTGAVPAGFRPSMLFQLLEEGEEFRASYYLQPKLTPSQLAFKDLVWNSERNTIHPRATRVSLIVTLCSCKMIPPPGSGVRVLSRHIRLCLFDGSRVLSNIHTVRATWLPKSPQTWTFSPRVMGILPSLLDGDCFVRSSSLSADIGILFELGITYKCNSTGERGELSCGWAFLKLFTSSGIPIPSKMHELVLSGGTPYERGVEVDPSISRRAGSGVFQQFMSLRKQPVLLVKVKSPSVHSKDILNFLPETLVGGMCYIHLLVFYRQILGDALLKDRMSMQSTDLICNPVLATFPQLLDQPDLMDALRSAWAEKERTLKRIEKRDQEFLKAAFVLVYHDSVFPLLCSTSLPSYRWAEEEVELSRWKVIHDFLKRSQEKDGALEYLLSSENTHRAFDISELAYDFLGEVRENNPGE; encoded by the exons ATGTCGgagcggcgggcgcgggggccGCTGCAGCGAGTGCAGCGCCGGAGCCGGGAGCTGCGGGCACAG GTGGAGGCGCTGCGGGCGGAGAGCGAGGCCGCAGCCCCCGGGCAGCGGGAGCGCCTTCGGCTGAG ATGTACAGAGCTGAAGGAATTGGTGGAGGAGAATACAAAGGCTCTCCATGCTTTGAAAAAA GCTGATGAGCCTGCGCCGGTGGGGAATTACAGccagaggaaggaagaggaagaaaagctgttgCTGAgactctcccagcagctgcagaaactCCTTCTTGTCTTGGATCAGGATAATGTGACAAGAAATTATCCAGG GGGTGAGGAACACCAGAAAGGCCCTCATGCAGAAGAGGGAaatgaagaagaggaggagagtGAAGATGAAGAAAGTGAGGAGGAAGAcactgaagaagaagaagaagatgaggAGAAGTTGTTGGATGATCCAAATGTTAGAGAATGTGTTGCTGTTGGGAACTTTGATGCCCAGCAGGAAGGGGATCTCACATTTGTG AAAGGTGAAATCCTGCTCATACATGACAAGAAGGAGGATGGATGGTGGGTAGCTGAAAATTCCAAGGGGGAGAGAGGCCTCGTTCCCAGGACCTACCTTGCG GTTCctaaggaagaggaagaaagccAGGAGGAGTCAGAAGAACACATAGAAGTGGTGGATGAAACAGCAGATGgagctgaaattaaaaaaag AACAGATTCCCACTGGAGTGCTGTCCGAGCCATTGTAGAG AATGACACAGTGGAGGTGCTGACCACCACAGGGGCAGTTCCTGCAGGGTTTCGCCCATCCATGCTGttccagctcctggaggaag GTGAAGAATTTCGAGCAAGTTACTACTTGCAACCCAAGCTTACTCCATCCCAGCTGGCTTTCAAAGACTTGGTGTGGAACTCTGAGAGAAATACT aTCCATCCTAGAGCCACCAGAGTGTCCCTGATTGTCACTTTATGCAGCTGCAAGATGATCCCTCCCCCTGGGAGCGGCGTGCGCGTCCTCAGCCGGCACATCCGGCTCTGCCTCTTCGATGGCAGCCGG GTGCTGAGTAACATTCACACAGTGAGAGCCACGTGGCTGCCTAAAAGTCCTCAAACTTGGACCTTTTCTCCAAGG GTGATGGGCATCTTACCCAGCTTGCTTGATGGTGACTGTTTTGTCAGGTCCAGCTCCCTGTCTGCGGACATTGGGATCTTGTTTGAGCTTGGCATCACGTACAAGTGCAAT tcaACAGGTGAAAGAGGAGAGCTAAGCTGTGGCTGGGCCTTTCTGAAGCTTTTCACTTCCAGTGGGATTCCTATTCCTTCCAA GATGCATGAGCTGGTCCTGAGTGGTGGAACTCCCTATGAGAGAGGCGTTGAGGTTGACCCATCAATATCGAGGAGAG caggctctggggTTTTTCAGCAGTTTATGAGCCTCAGGAAGCAGCCTGTGCTTCTGGTGAAGGTGAAGTCACCGAGTGTGCACTCAAAAGACATCCTGAA TTTTCTCCCTGAAACATTAGTTGGGGGCATGTGCTACATCCATCTCCTGGTGTTTTATCGGCAAATCCTTGGAGATGCCCTCCTGAAGGACAGGATGAGCATGCAGAGCACAG acTTAATCTGTAATCCTGTGCTAGCTACTTTCCCTCAACTCCTGGATCAGCCTGACCTGATGGATGCACTTCGG aGTGCCTgggcagagaaagaaagaacattGAAGAGAATTGAGAAG AGAGATCAAGAATTCCTGAAGGCTGCATTTGTCCTGGTGTACCACGACTCTgtgttccctctgctctgctccacgTCCCTCCCCAGCTACAGATGGGCTGAGGAGGAGGTGGAATTGTCTCGCTGGAAGGTGATCCATGACTTCCTGAAGAGGAGCCAGGAGAAAGATGGTGCCCTGGAGTACCTGCTGTCATCGGAAAACACCCACAGAGCCTTTGACATCTCAGAGCTGGCCTATGATTTCTTAGGAGAAGTGAGGGAAAACAATCCTGGAGAATGA